A genomic window from Equus caballus isolate H_3958 breed thoroughbred chromosome 5, TB-T2T, whole genome shotgun sequence includes:
- the PDZK1 gene encoding Na(+)/H(+) exchange regulatory cofactor NHE-RF3 has product MASTFNPRECTLSKQEGQSYGFFLRIEKDTDGHLVRVIEKGSPAEKAGLQDGDRVLRINGIFVDKEEHMQVVDLVRKSGNSVTLLVLDGDSYEKAMKKQVDLKELGQSQKEPSLNDKKLPPVMNGEAQTWTQPRLCYLVKEGSSYGFSLKTVQGKKGVYMTDIIPQSVAMKAGVLDDDHLIEVNGENVEDASHEEVVEKVKKSGSRVMFLLVDKETDKRHNEQKIKFKRETASLKLLPHQPRVVEMKKGSNGYGFYLRAGAEQKGQIIKDIDSGSPAEEAGLKHNDLVVAVNGESVESLDHDSVVEMIRKGGEQTSLLVVDKETDNIYRLAHFSPFLYYQSQELPNSSVKEAPAPPPAPLEVSSLHSTEEVDHKPKLCRLVKGENGYGFHLNAIRGQPGPFIKEVQKGSPADLAGLEDEDIIIEVDGVNVLDEPYEKVVDRIQSSGKNVTLLVCGQKAYNYFQAKKIPIVSSMADPLDAPPNSKEGTLVESEQDLHMAKERADSTASHSSSNSEDTVM; this is encoded by the exons ATGGCCTCCACTTTCAACCCCCGAGAATGTACGCTGTCCAAACAAGAAGGACAAAGCTATGGCTTCTTCCTGCGAATTGAGAAGGACACTGATGGCCACCTGGTTCGGGTGATTGAGAAGGGTAGCCCGGCAGAGAAGGCTGGCCTCCAGGATGGAGACAGAGTTCTTAGGATCAATGGCATCTTTGTGGACAAGGAAGAGCATATGCAG GTTGTGGATCTGGTCAGAAAGAGTGGGAATTCAGTGACTTTACTAGTTCTAGATGGGGATTCCTACGAGAAAGCCATGAAAAAACAGGTAGACTTGAAAGAGTTGGGTCAAAGTCAGAAGGAACCAAGTTTGAATGATAAGAAATTGCCCCCTGTGATGAATGGAGAAGCACAGACTTGGACCCAGCCACGGCTCTGCTACCTGGTGAAGGAGGGGAGCAGCTATGGCTTCTCTCTGAAAACTGTCCAAG GTAAAAAGGGAGTGTATATGACCGATATTATACCTCAAAGTGTGGCTATGAAAGCTGGTGTCCTGGATGATGATCACTTGATTGAAGTGAATGGAGAGAATGTAGAAGATGCCAGTCATGAGGAAGTGGTTGAAAAG GTGAAGAAGTCAGGAAGCCGTGTCATGTTCCTGCTGGTGGACAAAGAAACTGACAAGCGCCAtaatgagcagaagataaaattCAAGAGAGAAACAGCCAGTTTGAAATTGCTACCACACCAGCCCCGGGTTGTGGAGATGAAGAAGGGAAGCAATGGTTATGGTTTCTATCTGAGGGCAGGCGCAGAACAGAAAG GTCAAATCATCAAGGATATAGATTCCGGAAGTCCAGCAGAGGAGGCTGGCTTGAAGCACAATGACCTGGTAGTTGCTGTCAATGGCGAGTCTGTGGAGTCCCTGGATCATGACAGCGTGGTGGAGATGATCAGAAAGGGTGGGGAGCAGACCTCACTGCTGGTGGTGGACAAGGAGACAGACAACATATACAGACTG GCTCATTTTTCTCCGTTTCTCTACTATCAAAGTCAAGAACTGCCTAATAGTTCTGTCAAGGaggctccagctcctcctcctgctcctctggaGGTCTCGAGTCTGCATAGTACAGAGGAAGTAGATCATAAGCCTAAGCTCTGCAGGCTGGTTAAAGGTGAAAATGGCTATGGCTTTCACTTAAATGCCATTCGGGGCCAGCCAGGACCATTCATTAAAGAG GTACAGAAGGGCAGCCCTGCTGACCTCGCTGGGCTGGAGGATGAGGATATCATCATTGAAGTGGATGGGGTTAATGTGCTGGATGAACCCTATGAGAAAGTGGTGGATAGAATCCAGAGCAGTGGAAAGAATGTCACACTCTTAGTTTGTGGACAAAAGGCCTACAATTATTTCCAGGCTAAGAAAATCCCTATTGTTTCCTCCATGGCTGATCCACTGGATGCCCCCCCCAATTCCAAAGAAGGAACCCTGGTGGAGTCAGAGCAGGACTTGCACATGGCAAAAGAACGA GCTGACAGTACAGCTTCTCATTCTTCTTCCAATTCTGAAGATACAGTGATGTGA